ATGAATTCAGGTTTAAAGTAATTATCCAATTGGTCCAAGACAGATTGGTTTTTTCCTTGTTGACTAGCGGCAAAACCGACGCTAGCTTCAACGTTACCCGTTCCGGCATTGGAGGTCATGATGATAAGGGTATCTTTAAAGGAAACCGTACGACCTTGTGCATCAGTAAGTCGACCGTCTTCCATGATTTGTAGGAAGAGGTTGAGGACATCAGGGTGGGCCTTTTCCACTTCATCTAAGAGAATGAGGGAATAAGGTTGCCGTCTGACTTGCTCAGTTAATTGGCCAGCTTCGTCATAGCCGACATAGCCGGGTGGTGAACCGATCATCTTAGAGACACTGTGTTTTTCCATGTATTCGGACATGTCAAAGCGGATCATTGCTTCTTCACTACCAAAGAGTTGCTTAGCAAGCTGACGGGCTAATTCTGTCTTGCCGACACCCGTAGGCCCCACAAATAGGAAGGAAGCAATGGGTTTATTACCTGGGTGGAAGCCCACACGGTTACGGCGGATTGCTGCTGATACTTTTTCGACAGCAGGATCTTGGCCGATAATTGTCTCCTTGAGTTCATCCTCAAGTTGCAATAAATTGTTTTGTTCTTGGTCTTGTAACTGGCCAACGGGGATACCGGTTTTGGCTTCCACTAATTCTTCAATGTCTTCGACAGTGATCGTTGGGACTTGTTCAACAACAGCTTCATTATTAGCGGCCATATCCTTATATTTCTTTAATTGGTCGCGGTAATAGGCTGCTTTCTCATAGTCTTCAGCATCGGTAGCCATTTCCTTTAATTTTTCTAATTCTTGAATCTGATCTTTTAAGGCCTCCTTATCCAAGAAGGGAATGGTTAAGTTTTTCTTGGACCCCGCTTCATCAAGTAGGTCGATGGCCTTATCAGGTAATTGCCGGTCTTGGATATAACGATTAGACAGGGTAACCGTTGCTTCTAAGGCTTGGTCAGTAAAGTGAACATGGTGGAATTTTTGGTATTGGTCGGCTAAGCCCTTGATAATAGTGATGGCTTCTTCCACCGAAGGCTCATCCACTTGAACCGGTTGTAAGCGGCGGGCCAGAGCGCCATCTTTTTCGATACGACGGAATTCATTTAAAGTTGTTGCACCGACTAATTGCATTTCGCCTCGGGCCAGGGCAGGTTTTAAGATGTTGCCAGCATCCATTGATGAATTATCAGCTGTTCCTGCTCCCACGATTTCATGGATTTCATCAATAAATAGAATGATTGATTGATTTGAGCTGACTTCTTTGATCAGGGCTTGCATTTTTTCTTCAAATTGGCCCCGAACGCCAGTACCTTGGACTAAGGAAGCCACATCTAAACTAATAACTTCCTTGTTTTGTAACTTTTCAGGAACTTCTTTAGCCACTATTTTTTGGGCTAAACCTTCCACAACTGCCGTTTTACCAACACCGGCTTCTCCAATGAGGACAGGATTATTTTTGGTGCGACGGTTGAGAATTTCGATCACCCGATTTATTTCTTGGTCACGGCCAATGACCGGGTCGTACTTGCCTTGCCGAGCCAATTCAGTCATGTTGGTTCCATAATTAGCCAACAAGCTATTTCCTTGGCCATCATTAGGATGGTGTGGAGGCTCTTGACCGTTAGCATTATGGGATCCTTTATCTTGCATTTGTCTGAGTAGCTCATAGAGGTTGCCCCATGAATTATTATCATTATTGCTTTTACCGGTTTGAGATTGGTTGCGAATTATCTCTGCATAACAAGGTTGGCAAAGGTTAATTGCCTGCCTTTGACCGTTAATATTCGCATACATGTGAATGGCAGCTTCGCGTTGGTTACAACGTTGGCATTTCAATAGTGCCACGCTCCTTTCTTAAGAAATTGGCCAATATTTTTATATCCATATATTGTAAAAATACCTTTTTGATAAACATTGACCTTCAATTGTTATTATACATTGACCATGTTTGACATTCAAGTCATAAAGCTTGTTTTCCCATGCTAAAGCCAAGGAGAATTTAATTAAGTAGTTGTCACCATGCTTAAAAAATGGTACATTATTAATGTAACGGTTTTCTTTTCTTTAAGCGATAGTTGGGAAAGTCGTCAAATTATGTAGATTTAAAAAAAGGAGATTATAATAATGAAAACTCAAGACTTTAATATTACTGCAGAAACTGGTATCCATGCTCGTCCAGCAACCTTACTTGTGCAAACTGCAAGCAAATTTAAATCTGATATTAACTTAGAATATAAGGGTAAAT
This genomic stretch from Aerococcus mictus harbors:
- a CDS encoding ATP-dependent Clp protease ATP-binding subunit translates to MKCQRCNQREAAIHMYANINGQRQAINLCQPCYAEIIRNQSQTGKSNNDNNSWGNLYELLRQMQDKGSHNANGQEPPHHPNDGQGNSLLANYGTNMTELARQGKYDPVIGRDQEINRVIEILNRRTKNNPVLIGEAGVGKTAVVEGLAQKIVAKEVPEKLQNKEVISLDVASLVQGTGVRGQFEEKMQALIKEVSSNQSIILFIDEIHEIVGAGTADNSSMDAGNILKPALARGEMQLVGATTLNEFRRIEKDGALARRLQPVQVDEPSVEEAITIIKGLADQYQKFHHVHFTDQALEATVTLSNRYIQDRQLPDKAIDLLDEAGSKKNLTIPFLDKEALKDQIQELEKLKEMATDAEDYEKAAYYRDQLKKYKDMAANNEAVVEQVPTITVEDIEELVEAKTGIPVGQLQDQEQNNLLQLEDELKETIIGQDPAVEKVSAAIRRNRVGFHPGNKPIASFLFVGPTGVGKTELARQLAKQLFGSEEAMIRFDMSEYMEKHSVSKMIGSPPGYVGYDEAGQLTEQVRRQPYSLILLDEVEKAHPDVLNLFLQIMEDGRLTDAQGRTVSFKDTLIIMTSNAGTGNVEASVGFAASQQGKNQSVLDQLDNYFKPEFMNRFDGIIEFQPLTKEELIQIVDHMLTSMNKLLKGQKISIAIDDQVKEALVKLGYDPKLGARPLRRVIQEQIENQVADLYLKDPSISYVHFTVDDSGNIVVNESENSQALEETEAD